The following nucleotide sequence is from Glycine max cultivar Williams 82 chromosome 9, Glycine_max_v4.0, whole genome shotgun sequence.
aaattgtgttaattaaaaataaaatgtcataaaaaaatcttatggtACAGACGTATAGTTAAACCAATCCTTTAATGAAAGTGCTATAATCTAATCCCAAAAACCTCTGCAGAGCCCAAtgctataaaaaagaaaagcccAACAGAGGGTGCCGAAAATGAAAACCCAATCAGTTGGCCCAGTACGTTTGAGTTGTGCTATAGCAAGGTTCCATCGAAGATGGTTTGGGTTTTAAAAATCTTTACAACAAATTTAGAACTGTCAAACGTGACTAAGTGAGGTTTAGTGCGTGTCTGTTTCTCCTCCAAGATCCACGTTTAGAGTAGAATCACATCAAAAGTGATGCAAAAACAACTATTAGTCTAAAATGTGGGTCAAAAAGGGAAATGCAAGTTCAATTTGAAAGTAATTGGAGCAGCTTCTGCATCATTTTTTTAGTACATATGGAATTCCACAAGTATGGTTTCCCAAAGGGAAATCTCCGTACAGGTACGGGAACGACACAAGAGGTTATATTGTATATGACTTCCATACAAAACTGTTTATATACTATTTGAACTCTAGTTCATGTACCATCTTATTTCAATCATTATGGCCTATGGGTGGCATGCATGTGAACACATATAGAAACATGAATGTGCACTAAATTCGATGCAGCGCTAGGGAATCAAATTTGCTTTTCCTACATGATGATACTCCTAGCACGACCCAGTGGTAAATAACAGCCAGTCGTCTCCCTGGGTTTTGGTTAAGCAGAAACAGTTAAAGTGGATATAGACACACTCTTGATGTCCCACAGACTGAAAAACTCAACATAAGATAGTGTTTTAGTGCAATTTTTGCTGATGCCGATGCACCAAATCTTACTTTAACTAAAGTTAGTTCTGAATGTCTTACTCTCATTGGCTTAAAAAGTACATGAATGGATTACATCAAAACTTTCACTTTTTAAACCACTAGTGCCTGGCCACATGCTAGCTCCATGCTTGGTGATATCGCAATTATTTCACCACTAgaattcaaacaacacaagtgaATTTAAGTCGGtttccaaatttcaatcaatGGTTTTTAGTGAATCTTATCAGTAAGAAATAGATCTAATTATTCACTTTAAAAAGAACAAGACCTATATTTGATCAGCCATCAGTGTCACTATTCTATCAGCATTCTATATCCTCTCCCCCGTTAGTTTTTAACTACCTGACCTCCATGAGTAAAATGTTAACCGTTAATTTATGCTAGTTTCTCAAGCTGTGGATCCCATCATTAAATTCAGTGGTGTAAATTATCTTGGAACGTGAAAAGTGTTATGCAAGATTTTCCGAATGTTGTTCATGTGTCAACATAAGACCTACATTTACTGGGCCAACGGATAGAAAATGGCCTAGAGAGGTATTGAAAGAAACTGGTTCCACACTTCCATCAATTAAAGGAATTTAGGaccctaaaataaataataaaaaaaaaaagctcagagagagagaatgaagaCATGAACTATAagcaaaaactaaaataacatcGTCAAAGAAACCAGTGGTGTTTGAATATACATTCCCAAGAccactaaaaaaaaagagtacgtGTTACCGCAAACAAAAAATTGCCAAAGTTGAGGTGCAACTGACCAGCATGTGAAGTCCTGATCATATTCTTCTTTGTGAATATTGTGATTTTTTCTCTCACATACATGTTGAGCATGTTGCTAGCATTTGTCTTGCTCATAAATGCAAAGACAATACATGCAGCTTAAATGAACCAACAAAACCTTTATAACGCATCAACAGTTCAACACAAACCACATATACGCAATTAAGATGGATTGCTTTATAAGCATCGTTTGAGGTAAAACTGATAGTTTGATACACATCTTCTGCTAACAGCAGTAATCAACCACATCATAAAAGTACTCAAATATGTATAAAAACTTCAATGGAAAACAATGCAAGTTCAGGGCAATTCTAATTTTTAAGTAGCTCAAGTCAAGTGTCAGACTAAGAACCAGTTATACCAGTTTCATGATTTCCAAGAATTTTCAGTTAAAGAGATATATTTACAAGCTACATAactgaagatgttacctcttctcCCATGGTTAAAAAGCATATAAACCTTAGTGGAATCGTTCAGGTTGGCGTCGGTCCTCTGTAAGGGCCACGAGTATACGAAGTGAAGAAAAGCAGAACTGATACTCCAATTACCCAAATGAAGGTACACAGAAACAACATTCGATTTTTCATCGAAAGCAAATGAGCAAACTGATCTCTCTCCTCTGGCAGGGTATAGGTTTGGAGATCGCTTATAACATACTCAATTATTCCATCCATAAGCTCTCTTCTACATTGGGGAGCAGCGTTGAGGACATCAGTTTTCACATTTCTGAGAAAATTCACAGTAATCTCTGCTTCCACAGAGTTAAACTTAGAACTATCAAATTTATCGGTGCTGATAGAATTAGTGGAGCTAATAATTCCCGTCGCGTCAGTGATTTCTTTAGGAGTTAAATCAGATGGAACCAAAGTCACCGAGGAAGGTTCTTCCAACAAGAAGGTCTGAAACtgaaacatatataaaacactTAAATCAGACGAAGCTTCCAGTATCAATTATCCTATCAGTACAAAATGCCTAATCAATCCAATATCCAATTGAACTCATATCAACAATTAATCAACACATGTAAGAATTGTGTCCGAtgcataaacaataaaaatttaaaatacaatttgcACACCGAATAGCTTAAATTAGAAATACGATTGACAGACTTTCCAAGCTGCGACAAATTTTCGGTAGCGTTTTCACTGTCTTGTCTTCACATGACTCGTATCAATTGAAAGCGGCAACGGAAGCATCACAAAACGCAGcggaagaaacaaaacagtgagaTTCGAACTTACCGTGACATCTTCGCCGTGATTTGCATACGAGATCTCTGAGATCGGTGATAAATCCACGGAATCTTCAGAAACGGATGCAAATGCAGCATTCAAGTTATTACCTGTGATCTGGCGACAGAGAAGGAAAGGAACACGAAAAAATGAAtctaaaaatggaaaaaaataaaaaagcaaaacaaGAAAGTGTGAGAAATTAACGCTGATGAATTGTACTGTGCCTTGTTCGACTTCTTAGACGGAAAATCCTTGAATCTGCCATGGCGATTCTCTGTGGAGCGCGCGAACACTTTGTGTGGTGTTTGGTGCTCTTTCATTGGCGTTTGGCGGGAGTTGAACAGTGATATgcgaaatttcaatttttaactatatatagGTCGAGAATTCGAAATGGTGTTACATGTaaggataatatttttatataagcgataaaaaattcttatatatttattatttaacattaaaatgattttcctatttaaatttttattaagaattatATTTGTGGtactttattgtatttttaacaAGTGAATAGCAGtgccttttttatataaaagttataGATCAGTTTATtacacttcaaaataaaaatagatcaacttatttaattatgtcaattgaaaaatatattattagcgatgaaaataaaataacctatatttttttaaaaaaagcactTGGATCTTTTTCATGTCCATGtgtttgtaatttaaatatttgaatcttTACCTATTTGGTACTTGaactattcaattttttttcaatgtaaTGTTCATATTTCATATTGGTATTTTGTTATATACACTTTAATTAACGGTGAAAaatcaatgaataaaaaatattgattaaaatacaAGTATGAACTATAACttaattgttgtaaaaaaaactataaattaattaaaatattatttaaagatcTTCAATAAAACATTAATATGTTGGTATAAAACGAACACATTTTGGATCCTTTGAATAAAGTCTTATATTTAAGtgtgtgataaaaaaatatgattaagataagaaattttattaaagatggtagtcatattttttagaaaaattaatcattaataaagttattgCTTCACaccaataaaataaacttcaaaatttatttagagactaattaaaaatatattttatccttataactattacaataaataacttCCAcgtaaaaatataaacttagcTGACAAATTTATAAATGCATTGCTATTTTAGAAAAACATATCTAAAgtctcaagtttttttttttgccaaaatAGTATACAATGATGAGTTAATAGAGTTATTacaataagaaaaatgttatgAGCATATTATCTAGCTAACACATTCTTTTGAAtgcatcattttttatattgataaaaatttattaaaaatgatacaaTTTTTGGGTCTCATATCATATTTAaggattttttcttttaattttataattttcaataaattttaatcaattaaaaaattatttaaagaagtacgtatactaaaaaatatatttctaacaCTTCTTATTAGAACAATGAAACAAACAAGACATACAAATTGTAGTTTGTGAGGTGTGATGAACGAACATAAATTTCTAGTAATTCCCACCATAAACCATAAAGCAGCGGAAGTTTACAAATCGCACGAACATGCACAGTGAAATGATGCTCTGAATATTATCTCTAGCCGAAGAAAATCTCATTTAACTAAaaggaatttttattttaaatcagcaatattatttaataagaatGACTCTTTGATGAAAAGTGTTAATGACTTTGTAACCAATAAGAGAGGAAAGAGTACATGAATAGaggaaaaaagttattttataagaaaaaaacattttcctaTACTTCACACACAATAACCTATTTTTGTATCCattcaatatttttcaatttgattaaaataaccAAATATTCTTACAATTTAGTTCATTTGATTCACCCACGTAACAAAACGTCTTCTGCTTTGccttaaactatatatatatatatatatatatatatatatatatatcttttctttaagattatgttataaattatagtaattttttctcttgaaaTAAACTTATTCCCCACGAAAGCTGCTCCAAAAtggtttttattgttaattattaattaatcatgaGAAACTTTGAACTCTTCTACAAATATAACAGTAAATCATAAACGTATGCTAAGTGTCAACGGCTGCAGttacatgaaaatatatacaGTGCATATCGTCATCGGACAGTAAAGTTTTAGTCAATTTACATCAATTGGTCTATTAAAAAGCAGAGGATAAACTCTAAATCCATATAAAAACTTATGGATTTATTACACAAAAACATTACACATTGATTTGAGGTAACCCAAAATTCAAGCCTCGATAATGTATAATGTTTAAGTTTATACACCAAGTAATGAAACTATCAAAGTAAAAATACACAAgaagttataaaattaatttggtgatggaatgaaaaaaaagaaaagaaggtatgataagtttaagtttttatcattaataaaaactaagaaactaataataaatatttatcgataaaaaaaaataatatgtattaaaattaaaaaaaaaacaccttaaTTACCTGATCAATGCAAAAAGTTTTGGTTAAGTGCGAGATACTTGTTAAGGTACAAATAGTTATTCTCTATCGTCTCATGCCGCGCCGCCATGAAAAATGGGGATTCCTCACAAATGTCTTCAAGCTTGAACTTGAAATAGGGTCAGGATTGATCTTATCGTTCCTCATGGCTCTTGAAGAaataaagagaatgaaaagtacaaataaatattattttatttgtaaggattaaaaatacatttaaacctaaaaattaACACGGATTAtgactattttttataaaattatattgttggtttttttttaattttagataacTTATGATTGCAATATTGGTTAATGAATATAAACTTCACCAAAAGTTAATAgttgattttatataattaaaaccaaaagttaatattttataatatatatatatatatatatatatatatatatatatatatatatatttcatttcagtaagaaaaaatcatattatatataaaaaaagctctatataaatttgcatagagggtCTCAACTCTCAAGCACCTTAAGTCAGCCTACTAGGGTCATCACAGGTACCCGAAGATAACTTTGTTTATCATCCCAATGTCTAGAAGCTTATCTGTAGTATGGAATATGGATGAAGAAAACATAATGGCCAAATCCGCGGCTAAATCTAATGATTTTTATGCCAACCAGTCAAAATTAATATCTTCCCAAGAGAGACTatgtaatttgtataattttatataggGTGGAAAAaacctagctagctagctagggaTCGATcaccttcttcctcttcctccatTATGTTATGCAAGTGGAGTATCATTTtacataagaattttttttttaaaaaaaaaatagagagggATCAACCTAGTTTAAGAGTAAATACTtaacttcactttttttttatggacaTTAGATTTTATTAGTCCAATTGAGCATTTATATTAAgtagatcaaatatataaatattttcatacaatttaaatttttcatatttcattaaataactTTATTTCAACATACaatgtatttttcaaaatataagtaaatatatGATTACATATCTATAAATATTCAATTGATCTAAAATTTTAGATGAATGATCATTAACACATGATATTATATGAATGGATGGTTGAATttacaaatttcatattttataaaaagttattaaggagaagaaatataaaaacttgattcagtatttttttatccacaaatgctaattaattattaaaagtgtaaattatatatatatatatatatatatatatatatatatatatatatatatatatataatctggaaagttataaaattaaaaattagttagtaaTTATCACTTCGGAAAATAATGCCATgtgcatttattttataatattaaccaCCAATGGACAATGGTGTATTTTCTTGGTTCTTATTTctcaaaatattaacaaaataatgtcGTACGTGGTCTAGTATATTAATTATGTATGTAAAGGAGAGCTTATTGAACAAACGAGATTCAATGTAGTGGAAAAACTTGTACACACATTTCAATATTTCATAAAATCACTTTTCAACACACCTAAACTAAAATTCTGATTATAATCGATTATAACAATAATcaataatgttaaataatatGATTTCGCAGTTATTTCAAACACACCCTTAGTATTCTATTGTGTCTCAAGGATGGTTTCGTATCAAGAAGATATCTAAATGAAGggggaaaaaagaaatgaaggaGAGTTCATTGATAGAATAAAGAAATTCCTCAAACTTTGAAAACATCCAAAACCAGAATCCAATCTTGATGAGTACCAACATCCTCTTCAATTCCACTTGTTCGTTGAAAATTATGTCATTCCTATCAAGCCATATAGACCAAATAGCAACCAACCAAATTATCATCCAAATTCTCCTAAGAGTTTTCCCTTTTACTAGACTCAAATGATTAGTGAAGTGAGTTTTCCCTAATTCAGTGCTACTATCAAAGCCCGACCAGGAATAAAAAATTGACCCAACCTCCACCGATAAATCACATGAGAAAATAGGTGTTTAGGTTCTTGAATATCATTGCAAATTGGACAAAACATTGAGGAAGCATCCAGacagatatttttcttttgtctaaATTCATCTTAATAGGAATCCTGTCCAAAATCATCAGAAACCATGTAAAGGCTTGGGAGGTGCCAATTGCAAAGCCAAAAgtcattcaaaaattaattatagtttACCCATCTCATCATTCTTAATTGTGACCCCTTAAACTCTTTCAGCTATTACAAACCGGTTGGTATATATGTTGACTGCATGGATTAATAATATGTTATAATGCTTTCGTGATTCATGTGGATGGTATTTTAATTACACTAATTTACAATTACTATTAACGTACAATAGTAGCATGCTATTATAACATGTTAAAATTCATAACTAAACATTAATTGTTACCACATCGGATTGTTAGTAAAAACTGGCAGTCAACTAGTCACAGTACCtggaacaataaaaatatagcaAATTGTCTCCCATTATTAAATCATGAAGCGGAAATTTTGCCTTTAATGATTGAATAATTGAACATAAAACCATGAATTTGCATTACTTAccgatgataataataatttcatttttggtgGCCTTTCCAAGTGATATACAATGGTATATAGCGCATCATGAATATTAATTAGTGGCAACCCCACTCAAATTCCTTGCCATCTATAGTGCTACCTCAGGGGCTACTCTACCTCTTTCCAACAGTACTGTCACACATTAATCACCTCTATAAATTACCACATTTTGCAGCACAATCGTCGTAGCCTTCAAACATTTAACATATAACTTGGTACTAGCTCTAGTATACATgtctaaaaaatcatatttctaTGTCTTAGTTTTCTATGCTTCTAAATTCAAACTAGTCTTGTTAATTAGtaggtgatatatatatatatatatcagtaaCCCAGTAACCTAATTATTAAGCTCTGATAACTCACACGGTTAACTAGGTTAAATTTTTCTACGAACTATGACTTTAAGCTTACCATAAGCAACAAGTATTGTTAAAGATATATACTAAGAACTCACGTAGCTACT
It contains:
- the LOC102663762 gene encoding protein SINE3; protein product: MKEHQTPHKVFARSTENRHGRFKDFPSKKSNKITGNNLNAAFASVSEDSVDLSPISEISYANHGEDVTFQTFLLEEPSSVTLVPSDLTPKEITDATGIISSTNSISTDKFDSSKFNSVEAEITVNFLRNVKTDVLNAAPQCRRELMDGIIEYVISDLQTYTLPEERDQFAHLLSMKNRMLFLCTFIWVIGVSVLLFFTSYTRGPYRGPTPT